Proteins encoded within one genomic window of Amorphoplanes friuliensis DSM 7358:
- a CDS encoding response regulator transcription factor — MLPQDRAAALEAGCDGFLDKPYAAADLVATVADHLSRRG, encoded by the coding sequence GTGCTGCCCCAGGACCGCGCCGCGGCGCTGGAGGCGGGCTGCGACGGCTTCCTCGACAAGCCCTACGCGGCCGCCGACCTGGTGGCGACCGTCGCCGACCACCTGTCTAGGCGGGGCTGA
- the truB gene encoding tRNA pseudouridine(55) synthase TruB: MKPAPARSGWVVGVNVDGLIVVDKPAGMTSHDVVARVRRLAKTRRVGHGGTLDPMATGVLIIGVNRATRLLTYVIGSEKSYAGTIRLGQSTVTDDAEGDVTVTAATDGVTDEGIRAGLAAQTGEIDQVPSAVSAIKVNGQRAYKRVRDGEVVELAARRVTVSRLDVLDIRREQGVVDVDVDVTCSSGTYIRAIARDLGATLGVGGHLTALRRTQVGGLSLAEAATLPELEERAPDVISLSMADAARQAFPQRAADAEETRVLRHGGPLEPVGIDGPYAVFDPEGDLLAIVSERGGKARAEIVLSPA, from the coding sequence CTGAAGCCCGCCCCGGCGCGGTCTGGTTGGGTGGTGGGCGTGAACGTCGACGGGCTCATCGTTGTGGACAAGCCGGCCGGGATGACCTCGCACGATGTGGTCGCGCGGGTGCGGCGGCTCGCCAAGACGCGGCGGGTGGGGCACGGGGGGACGTTGGATCCGATGGCGACCGGTGTGCTGATCATCGGGGTCAACCGGGCTACGCGGCTGCTCACGTACGTGATCGGGTCAGAGAAGAGTTACGCCGGGACGATTCGGCTGGGGCAGTCGACGGTGACCGACGACGCCGAGGGTGATGTCACCGTGACCGCGGCCACGGACGGGGTCACCGACGAGGGGATCCGGGCCGGGCTCGCTGCGCAGACCGGTGAGATCGATCAGGTGCCCAGCGCGGTCAGTGCGATCAAGGTGAACGGGCAGCGGGCGTACAAGCGGGTGCGGGACGGTGAGGTGGTCGAGCTGGCCGCGCGCCGGGTGACCGTGTCGCGGCTGGACGTGCTGGACATCCGGCGGGAGCAGGGCGTGGTCGACGTGGATGTCGACGTGACGTGTTCCAGCGGCACCTACATCCGGGCCATCGCCCGGGATCTCGGTGCCACGCTCGGTGTGGGCGGTCATCTCACGGCCCTCAGGCGTACGCAGGTGGGCGGCCTGTCCCTCGCGGAGGCGGCGACGCTGCCGGAGCTGGAGGAGCGCGCCCCCGATGTGATCTCGCTGTCGATGGCCGACGCCGCACGGCAGGCTTTCCCGCAGCGTGCCGCCGACGCCGAGGAGACGCGTGTGCTGCGGCACGGCGGACCGCTCGAGCCGGTGGGCATCGACGGGCCGTACGCCGTGTTCGACCCCGAGGGTGATCTGCTGGCAATCGTTTCGGAGCGTGGCGGCAAGGCACGCGCCGAGATTGTGCTCAGCCCCGCCTAG
- a CDS encoding MarR family winged helix-turn-helix transcriptional regulator, with protein sequence MRPLGYWVKEIDRRIETDLESVLGEEGLTRRHWQVLHTVAQGSATRSDLDDALAPFAPTVRPEVDDLIGRGWIEDSAGMSGPGSSAPDKETRAGLTLTSEGQAAHDRVAEKVAAARARITAGFSEQDYVTLISLLERVAGNLAPG encoded by the coding sequence ATGCGCCCGCTCGGTTATTGGGTCAAGGAGATCGACCGTCGCATCGAGACGGACCTGGAAAGCGTTCTCGGCGAGGAGGGTCTGACCAGGCGGCACTGGCAGGTGTTGCACACCGTCGCGCAAGGCTCAGCCACCCGCTCAGACCTGGACGACGCGCTCGCGCCCTTCGCGCCTACCGTCCGGCCCGAGGTCGACGATCTTATCGGCCGAGGCTGGATCGAGGACTCCGCCGGCATGTCCGGGCCGGGAAGCAGTGCGCCGGACAAAGAGACCCGGGCCGGCCTGACGCTGACGAGCGAAGGCCAGGCGGCTCACGATCGCGTAGCCGAGAAGGTCGCGGCCGCCCGGGCCCGCATCACCGCCGGCTTTTCGGAGCAGGACTACGTCACGCTGATCAGCCTGCTGGAGCGGGTGGCGGGCAACCTCGCACCCGGCTGA
- a CDS encoding MarR family winged helix-turn-helix transcriptional regulator, with the protein MDELAVVERAMIAIRRSQSRRALSRLLLPGDTAGSASSAFSGSAEFPGSSSTAGSPITGKSHIAAGPQSETESPSSAGPASSADSPSSAGPASSVDSPSSAGPASSADSFNSAGPASSADSPSSVGDVLGRDVGEGFSSSATSADRAHAAERAESLKPGISPAPGRSTGLERSGELAGGNDRTLVSDPALFGVLDAIEEAGRPVTVGEIAAALGVDQPRASRLVARAVAEDLVVRQADQRDGRRTLLALTRRGDLHLEQAHRTRQAIFARAMEGWPAEDRATFARLLSSFTATLTNLT; encoded by the coding sequence ATGGACGAACTCGCGGTCGTGGAGCGGGCGATGATCGCGATCCGCCGCAGCCAGAGCCGCCGAGCCCTCAGCCGTCTCTTGTTGCCTGGGGACACGGCAGGTTCAGCGAGCTCTGCCTTCTCCGGCTCGGCAGAGTTTCCCGGCTCATCGAGTACCGCGGGCTCGCCCATTACGGGCAAATCGCACATCGCGGCGGGCCCGCAGAGCGAGACAGAGTCGCCCAGCTCGGCTGGCCCCGCCAGCTCGGCCGACTCCCCCAGCTCGGCTGGGCCCGCCAGCTCGGTCGACTCCCCCAGCTCGGCTGGCCCCGCCAGCTCAGCCGACTCCTTCAACTCGGCTGGGCCCGCCAGCTCGGCCGACTCCCCCAGCTCGGTCGGCGACGTTCTGGGACGCGATGTCGGCGAGGGCTTCTCCAGCTCGGCCACCTCCGCCGACCGGGCGCATGCCGCCGAACGGGCTGAGTCCTTAAAACCGGGCATTTCCCCCGCGCCAGGTCGCTCAACGGGCTTGGAGCGGTCCGGGGAATTGGCGGGCGGCAATGATCGGACGCTCGTCAGTGACCCGGCGCTCTTCGGTGTGCTGGACGCGATCGAGGAGGCCGGGCGGCCCGTCACCGTCGGGGAGATCGCGGCGGCGCTCGGCGTGGACCAGCCGCGAGCCAGTCGCCTGGTTGCCCGGGCGGTCGCCGAGGATCTGGTGGTCCGACAAGCGGATCAGCGGGACGGCCGGCGCACCTTGCTCGCCCTCACCCGGAGGGGCGACCTGCATCTCGAACAAGCCCATCGCACCCGCCAGGCGATCTTCGCCCGAGCGATGGAAGGCTGGCCGGCCGAGGACAGGGCCACCTTCGCCCGGCTGCTCAGCTCTTTCACCGCCACGCTGACGAACCTGACCTGA
- a CDS encoding MATE family efflux transporter, with the protein MSPPAVADERTLTRRIAALALPALVVLAAEPLYVLVDTAVVGHLGRVPLAAVAVGGTVMSVAVWFGTLMAYGTTGRAARRFGSGDRPAAVAEGVQASWLALAVGALLVLLAQLFASPVARALASDPEAARAAAGWLRIAVLGIPGLLLAAAGNGWMRGVQDTRRPLFFVFGPNVLSAVLCPLLVYTAGWGLTGSAIANVAAQSLSGSLFLWAIIRERAQLRPDPRVIVRQLVLGRDLLIRGAAFQACWLSATAVAARFGVAAVGAHQIGLQLWFFCALALDAVAIAAQSLVGAALGAGDDTSAREVARRVTLVGAIAGVGFAVLAAAGSGIVPTWFTSDQAVHAQAAIVWPWFVGMLPFAGVVYALDGVLIGAGDVGFLRTMTLAAALVGFLPAIWSAYAFNWGLSGVWFGLALFMLIRLVFIVIRWRGARWAVLGATR; encoded by the coding sequence ATGAGCCCGCCTGCCGTCGCTGACGAGCGCACCCTCACCCGGCGCATCGCCGCACTCGCACTCCCGGCCCTGGTGGTCCTCGCCGCCGAGCCGCTGTACGTGCTGGTGGACACGGCTGTGGTCGGCCACCTGGGTCGCGTACCGCTGGCGGCCGTGGCCGTCGGCGGCACGGTGATGTCGGTCGCCGTGTGGTTCGGCACGCTCATGGCGTACGGGACCACCGGCCGCGCCGCCCGCCGCTTCGGCTCGGGTGACCGTCCCGCAGCCGTCGCCGAGGGTGTCCAGGCGTCCTGGCTGGCGCTCGCCGTCGGCGCGTTGCTGGTGCTCCTCGCCCAGCTCTTCGCCTCACCGGTCGCCCGGGCACTGGCCAGCGACCCCGAAGCGGCACGGGCCGCCGCCGGTTGGCTGCGCATCGCCGTCCTCGGCATCCCGGGCCTGCTCCTGGCCGCGGCCGGCAACGGCTGGATGCGCGGGGTCCAGGACACCCGCCGGCCGCTGTTCTTCGTCTTCGGCCCGAACGTCCTGTCCGCGGTCCTGTGCCCGCTGCTCGTCTACACCGCCGGCTGGGGCCTGACCGGCTCGGCGATCGCCAACGTCGCTGCCCAGTCCCTCTCCGGCAGCCTCTTCCTCTGGGCGATCATCCGCGAACGCGCCCAGCTCCGCCCCGACCCGCGCGTCATCGTCCGCCAGCTCGTACTCGGCCGCGACCTGCTGATCCGCGGCGCCGCCTTCCAGGCCTGCTGGCTGTCGGCCACAGCGGTGGCAGCCCGCTTCGGCGTCGCAGCGGTCGGCGCCCACCAGATCGGCCTCCAACTCTGGTTCTTCTGCGCCCTCGCCCTCGACGCAGTCGCCATCGCCGCCCAATCCCTGGTCGGCGCGGCCCTCGGCGCCGGCGACGACACCTCCGCCCGCGAAGTCGCCCGCCGGGTAACCCTCGTCGGCGCGATCGCCGGCGTGGGCTTCGCGGTCCTGGCAGCGGCCGGCTCCGGCATCGTCCCGACCTGGTTCACCAGCGACCAGGCCGTCCACGCCCAGGCCGCCATCGTCTGGCCCTGGTTCGTCGGCATGCTCCCCTTCGCCGGCGTGGTCTACGCCCTCGACGGCGTCCTGATCGGCGCGGGCGACGTGGGCTTCCTCCGCACGATGACCCTGGCCGCGGCCCTGGTGGGTTTCCTCCCGGCCATCTGGTCGGCCTACGCCTTCAACTGGGGCCTCTCCGGCGTCTGGTTCGGCCTCGCCCTCTTCATGCTGATCCGCCTCGTCTTCATCGTCATCCGCTGGCGCGGCGCCCGCTGGGCCGTCCTCGGCGCAACCCGCTGA
- a CDS encoding DHH family phosphoesterase — translation MTEAVAAPARPAAADWSAAVSTIHELAPTGRVLLICHVNPDGDALGSMLGFALGLCRLGVTQLQATFPGEFEIPEPFTALPGVDLLVPESQAWEDPDLVLVFDVAAESRLGALIDRLPRARATVVLDHHASNTGFGGIQLVDPTAAATSVVAEELLKRLDVPLDVQIAECLYVALATDTGSFRFDMTTPRVHEMAARLIATGLRPGEISRRIFDSRPFGAMKLFADVLGRAQLDPTAAGGHGMVWTYATLDDLERHAQRPYVLDALIDPVRCVAEVDVSVVVKQLSEGVWAVSLRSKGAVDVSAVAIKLGGGGHRLAAGFTGYGRPGDVVTSVRDELEKHLIR, via the coding sequence GTGACCGAGGCGGTCGCCGCCCCGGCCAGACCTGCCGCAGCCGACTGGTCGGCGGCCGTCTCGACGATTCACGAGCTGGCTCCGACCGGCCGGGTGCTGCTCATCTGCCACGTGAACCCGGACGGGGACGCGCTGGGGAGCATGCTCGGTTTTGCGCTGGGGCTGTGCCGGCTCGGTGTGACGCAGCTCCAGGCGACGTTCCCGGGTGAGTTCGAGATCCCGGAGCCGTTCACCGCGCTGCCCGGTGTCGACCTGCTCGTGCCGGAGTCGCAGGCGTGGGAGGACCCCGACCTGGTGCTGGTCTTCGACGTCGCGGCGGAGTCACGCCTCGGCGCCCTCATCGACCGGCTGCCCCGCGCCCGGGCCACGGTGGTGCTCGACCACCACGCGTCCAACACCGGCTTCGGCGGCATCCAACTCGTGGACCCGACGGCCGCGGCGACCTCGGTGGTCGCCGAGGAGCTGCTCAAGCGGCTGGACGTGCCGCTGGACGTCCAGATCGCGGAATGTCTCTACGTCGCCCTGGCCACGGACACCGGTTCCTTCCGCTTCGACATGACCACGCCGCGCGTCCACGAGATGGCCGCCCGGCTGATCGCGACGGGGCTGCGCCCGGGGGAGATCTCCCGGCGCATCTTCGACAGCCGCCCGTTCGGCGCGATGAAGCTGTTCGCCGACGTGCTGGGCCGGGCTCAGCTCGACCCCACGGCCGCGGGCGGTCACGGCATGGTCTGGACCTACGCCACGCTCGACGACCTCGAACGGCACGCTCAGCGCCCGTACGTGCTCGACGCGCTGATCGACCCGGTCCGCTGTGTGGCCGAGGTCGACGTGTCCGTGGTCGTGAAACAGCTCAGCGAGGGTGTGTGGGCGGTGTCACTCCGCAGCAAGGGCGCGGTGGACGTCAGCGCCGTCGCGATCAAGCTCGGCGGTGGCGGTCACCGTCTGGCGGCGGGCTTCACCGGGTACGGACGGCCGGGTGACGTGGTCACCTCCGTGCGCGATGAGCTGGAGAAACACCTCATCCGTTAG
- the rbfA gene encoding 30S ribosome-binding factor RbfA: protein MSDPAKTRRHAERIRELVASLVREIKDPRLGMLTVTDARITGDLRDAHVYYTVLGDQTEQAATAAALESAKGMLRTRVGHALALRHSPSLTFVLDNVQDNVKEIDDLLAAARHRDEEVQRLAAGKQYAGDPDPYKVEEDDEEDADERVGAREDQG, encoded by the coding sequence ATGTCGGATCCGGCCAAGACGCGTCGGCACGCGGAGCGCATCCGCGAGCTGGTCGCCTCGCTGGTACGCGAGATCAAGGATCCCCGGCTCGGCATGCTGACCGTCACGGACGCCCGCATCACGGGCGACCTGCGGGACGCGCACGTGTACTACACCGTGCTCGGTGACCAGACCGAGCAGGCCGCGACCGCGGCAGCGCTGGAGAGCGCCAAGGGCATGCTGCGCACCCGCGTCGGCCACGCCCTGGCCCTGCGGCACTCGCCGAGCCTGACCTTCGTTCTGGACAACGTCCAGGACAACGTCAAGGAGATCGACGACCTGCTGGCCGCCGCACGGCACCGCGACGAGGAGGTCCAGCGTCTCGCCGCCGGTAAGCAGTACGCCGGTGACCCCGACCCGTACAAGGTCGAGGAAGACGACGAGGAGGACGCCGACGAGCGTGTCGGTGCCCGCGAGGACCAGGGGTGA
- a CDS encoding DUF503 domain-containing protein → MYIESALFDVLLPSDSRSLKQKRSYLRPIIAMLRKYEVSVAEVGDHDVHGRAQIGVAVVAAEPSQARAVIDTCEHQVAGRPEIELLSVRRRLHGDDD, encoded by the coding sequence ATGTATATCGAATCTGCGCTCTTCGACGTGCTCCTGCCCAGCGACTCGCGGTCGCTCAAGCAGAAGCGTTCCTATCTGCGGCCGATCATCGCGATGCTGCGGAAGTACGAGGTCAGCGTGGCCGAGGTCGGCGATCACGACGTCCACGGCCGCGCTCAGATCGGTGTGGCGGTCGTGGCCGCCGAGCCGTCCCAGGCCCGCGCGGTGATCGACACGTGCGAGCACCAGGTGGCCGGCCGGCCGGAGATCGAACTGCTCTCCGTGAGGCGACGACTACACGGCGACGACGACTGA